A segment of the Ipomoea triloba cultivar NCNSP0323 chromosome 1, ASM357664v1 genome:
AAGTTGCGCCTGCGTTCTTGAGGCCGAACGGCATGACCAAGTAGCAAAAAATACCTTTTGGGGTGGTGAACGCGGTCTTCTCAGCATCCTCCTCATGCATGAATATCTGATGGTACCCACGgaaggcatccatgaagctcatcAATTCGCATCCTGCCGTCTCATCCACCAGCTGATCAATGTTTGGCAAGGGGAATCGATCCATAGGGCAGGCTCTATTGAGATCTGTATAATCCACGCACATTCTCCACGTGGAACCTTTTGGGGCCAGTACTACGTTGCTCAACCACTCGGGATAATAGATCTCCTTGACATGTCCTGCTTGTGTCAATGCGACCACCTCGTTTTTCACAAAGTCCCTCCGTTCAGCCGACATGTATCGCTTTCTCTGTTGTATTGGTTTCTTGGTAGGGTCCACGGCTAACTTATGGGTTATAACGTTTCGATTGATACCTGGCATGTCTTCTGGACCCCACGCAAAAACTTCTTTAAACTGTCGGATGACTTCGACTATCTGGGCTCTTAGTTCTGGTGCCAATCTAGTGCCAATCTTTACGACCCTATCTGCTCGTGCGGGATCGACCACCACGTCTTCCGTTTCAGATGCAGGCTCGGCGCGGGGCCAGCCCTCCTCTTCTCTCAGCACTTTTTCTGCGATGGTGTGGACCCGCAGATCTTTCTGTCCAATTTTCTTGCACGCTTTGACGTAACAGCTACGAGCTGCTCTCGCAACTCCTATCCCGTATGGCGTGGGAAATTTCATGCATAGGTGCTCCATCGAAATTATGGCCTTCAGGTCTTCCAGAGCTGGCCTCCCCAGTATGATGTTATGGGCACATGTGAGTTTCACAACAATGAACTCCATGTTTATCTTGGAGGTGTTGGGGCTCACGCCTATCTCTACCGGTAGTACCACGGATCCCTCCGTCTCTACTGAATCTCCCGTAAAACCAAAAAGTGGAGTCCGTACCTCTTTGAGTTGATTTCTGGGGAGTCCCAGTTTGGTGAAAGCGTCGTAGTACATCACGTTGACTGAGCTTCCGGTGTCTACGAGTATGCGATGCACGATGCTGTCGTTGATCTCCATCTTGATCACCAACGCATCTCGGTGAGGCAGTGGACCTTCTGGGAGGTCATCGTCAGAGAAGGTAATGGCTTCCCTCCTCTGCTTTTTTCCCTTTGGAAGGCTGACCACCTCACCTACATATAACTGgcgactccacttcttcctctcTGCCTGTGTGTCTCCGCCTGCAGGACCTCCGTAGATGAAGTGTATGGTCTGCTTCTTGTGTCTCCTGGGCTCTTCTGTGTCTTTGTCAGAGAGATCTGTTACTGTAACTTGGTCGTGTTCCCTTTTCTTACCACTCGAGGATGACGGTTCGGAGCTGTCATCCTTCTTCCAAACATTTTTTGGTAAACTACGCGGAGGTTGTTGCTGGCTCGACTTTTGGCCCGGCTTTTGCTGGCCTGACCGTTTGACGAACTGTCTAAAGTATCCCCTCTGGATGAGCTCCTCAATCTGGCGTTTTAACACGTTGCATTCATCGGTATCATGGCCCACCTGCCTATGGAATCTGCAATACTTGGATTGATCCGCATTTGGGGAGACTTTCATGCACTCCTGCGGAAATTGCACGATCCCCATGTCTTCGGCTTGATTTAGGATTATGCTAACTGGGTGAGTCAGCGGTGTCAGATGTCGCAACGGGATGAGGCGAGGTCGgtcatctcttcccttctttgagggtggttggtttggtcgtggtgcctggctgggcggaccagctttatcaggtcgcccactctttcgtccttcctcctcatccttttTCCTCCTGTCAGCCTCCTCAGCGTCTGCGTACCGattggccgttctcatgagttcttcataagagcgtgggtggtgggcgttcatttgtttgtggaaatcacCTGACCttagtgcttggatgaagatgagaatcgctgccttcgaatcgaagtcatatacgttgttgacttcttttttccatttgcttaagaagtctcgcaggctttctcccttatccTGTTTTACCCCACtgagatgtgagaatggtttcttatgttgtatactccctgagaaataagacaagaaacttttggatagctctgcaaaagtttgaattgatccgtccggaatcgtgttaaaccaatcttgagcagttccgtccaaagtggacaagaacgctctgcacatgatggcatcgcttgccccaatccTGACCATGgttgccttgtatcttgtcatgtgggtacgcggatctgaagtgccagtgtaggccttgatggtgggtagtcgaaagtcttttggaagaggaacttccattatgtcgggagagaatggagcggccattcttacctccggttctggtgagtgttctcttgcttctactttcttttccaaatcatctatcttcctttggagtctttccaccaggccttcttgtggtgttttgtgtctagtggagtgacgcggaaccaatccaccagattcgcccatcctttctccggatggtcgtttggttactgcctttcctgcttgggcacggggacctctattggaggatccttgcacccccagccgatctcggatagatctagaagccgccggtcgttctcgaacagatctggaaactggttgagttccaccttcctgtcgttgagttctgttttgcctcggagattgcacttcttcttccagagggggtggtggcggtaacatctggccttgcattcctgcgactagttgggccatcgtcgccgccgcctgttggatgacctgcgctgctgcctgaaggtccaccacttgggcgggagcagcagttgctgggaggggagtacggccaccaccatggttgttgttgagttggctagtgcggccaccaccatggttgttgttgagttgggtacggaggtcaccttctctgcggttattgttattgagttggctgcgaaggtcacctccacggttactgttgagctgctcacgaagatcactcgaggggtgacccttgttcacctgactaggtgtatgcgagctgctggatccagatgccattgatcgtgatgagatgaactgagtggtcttttgattttgtgattttagcctgagatatgatctcggctctcaatgaaagcaccaatgacggtaataatgtgttaccgggtatgtaatctgagtattatttgaatatagtgTTGATACAGTGTTTTGGTATCTGAGTGCAatattgagtgcagtgctcaatGTACAAAGTGAGTTGAGTGTAGTCTTGTCTCGTAAGAAGTGTCGTCAGAAGTCCCCCCCACtacgtggttgtgagtctttttattccttcCAGCTCAGtgacggagcattgatgaggagttggacgttggacatcaatacctgaggtgttgaatgctgaggagctgaacatcggtcatcaatgctgaggagctgaacgttggccatcaatgctgaggagttggaccgttgcgcattgatgctgaggaatgaggtgtcttggtagtttgagcggcaactgtcttggttatgacaacggttccgggtcgggtacccaattaccctgtcagccgtaatcaaataaataagaattagGACTAGAAATTGTACACTCTTGCAATGCACCAATTCCAAATCATTAAAGCACACAAGCGTCTAAAATTCCCTTATTACCCCTATCCTCATTGTGAGAAATGGAGTTTGTGCAAAGAGTAGCTTGAAAATTCAATACAATTCTCATTGTGATTGAATTTTCTCCAAACACAAGCCAATGTATGTTTTATACCACACATCAAGATGATAAAATCACAATTCCTTAACAAACATTAAGAAtcataatttgaatttctacccctttatgaaataatatatcaCAAATAGAGCATCCAAAtagatttaataatttaaataatccCAACTCAAGTCATAAATGGAACTACTCACATATTTAGCATAAACAAAGTAATAGCATAATTAGAAAGCATAAACATACATGACACCTACAAGATAAAATGAAAGGGAAGAAATACTTATATAttgaaagaagatgaagaactCCGATCCACATTTGACAGTGAAATCCTTGATTATAatcttagaaattgttaagaaGATCAAATCTAATGTTAATCTATCTTAAAGAAGTGAAAATGAAATAAGATAATGACTATCTAGGGCAGAAACTTCccaaaaatgaaacaaaacaaaacaaaacaaaacaaaaaaaaacaaagacagAATTGTGCTTGTAAATTGTTACAGAGCAGTGTATACAGGCACATGTACAACCAGACGCATAATTGTATAAAAACCATAATCTAAGAGTTTTACTTAAGTGTACAGCCTCACACACCAGGTACAACTTCAAATTTTGCTTTGAAAACATTCTGGCCGATTGAGTCATCTTGCTTGTGTACCACTGTACATAAGTACTATGGGTAGGTGTATAGCCAAGTGTCCCGCCATTATATTCAACACTCTATACACCTTGACAATAAACTCGTTCTTGAGTTCTTGCATTCCCCCAacatacatcatatatatacaccttGACCATAAACTTGTTCTTGAGTTCTTGCATCCCCCAACATACAGTTGTGAAAAGTGTGtgtctgtgtatatatatgggaCAGTTCATGCATGTGTGAACATGCTCCCATCTATCACTAGCTTCTAATAGGGGCACTCATGTTAAGCACAAAATTGATGTACAATCAATAATGCAACAAATCATTCAatcaaatttcataaatacaGTATTTAGTTTAAATGCATGTTATGGAacgtaattatttaaaatatttgcaACTATTCAAACTCAGTGCAAACCTGATTAAATCTCAtctaaatatgtcaaatattcATTAGAAATGGACTTATGTCAATTACACTTATGTACCACTCTTAAATTTtgatgaatattttaatattgaatctGCAATACAAATTTAGTTAATGTTGTAGTAATATAACATTTTATTAACATCTATTCAAGCCCATGTAATTCAGGAtcattttttccaaaattttcaacatttgactattaaaaatgaaGTCAACAAAAATAGGTCAAAAGAAAGAGACCTATTCTGACAAAAAATATCTTCtaaaatttttacttaaaaaatatttgttatcttcatttcattattattatattttttatgcacTACAGTTATTACTATTATcattgttaaaataattaatattttattaaaaaataaccttgtaatacatttatattcctattcatttttcaacaaaaaaaaaaaaaaaagaaaaaagaaaaggagagcAGTCTGAATTATTTTCCTTTACCTTaagaaaaatatcataaaataaaaataatttctacAAAATATTGTCATTTCCAATATTCATAATATTCTGATGGATTAACGTGCAATTGGGCTCCCGAATCCCAATGCAGGCTGGAGCATAATTTGTTTCGAGGTTCCGGACTCTTAAATTCAACTCTATCAATTATATTTTCTATGTGTCAAACATGGATAATATTTTTTAGGATTTGTGAGAGAgattaaaaattgagagtataatttgatagtataagtaactcttttctttattttttaaaataaattttatttatgcgATCAATTAAGCTATTCATGAGAACAACGTGACTTGTTTCTGTAGCGATACATGTGAAGTgagagagtatatatacaacGTAGTTTCCAAATGTTAAAAGGAAACGTAGGTTTCTCCAAAccttagaaagaaaaaaagaaacgaATGGTGAAAAGTGAAAGCCCCCGAAAAAAGCAACGGTCAACTGGAAGTGCTATTCAAGGGCTTGATGAGGTTCACAGATTACACCAACATCTCCGCTCCACCAAGAGATGGAATCAACACAGATACAACGCTGCATTACACTCTACAACATTCAAGAAAACACCAAAAACAGATAGATCCTCCTGGAAACATATCCCCTAATTAAGAAaacaatcaaaaaaaaatttttaccCATCAATCAGATTTTAtctgaaaaacaaattaaacaaatttcatTTCATGGCACAGTTGCAACCCGAGAGAGAAAATGTTACTGCTAGTAATGCTCATCAAGACAACAAGTCCAAGGATATTATGATTATTGGAGCGGTAAATGGTGAAGCCAAGCACAAGTGGGGGTCGGGTACAAGTAGCAGTACAAACAGTGGTGCTGCTAAtgctaataataatttcaaactCAATGTCCAGGCCCCTGAATTCGTGCCCAGATCGGTTGCTCAGATGCCGGTTTCCGGTTACTTTTATCCCTACTTTCAGTACCAGGATTGGATTTATGTTGGCGATCAGGACCCAACGCCATTTTACAACAATCAGAATCTTTCGCCTCCTCAAACTCAGCAGAAAAACTCCCTCCCTGATGAAGTCAAACAAAAGATCATCAAACAGGTTAGGTTTCTTTTCTTGCAGGCccgtttggtaaaatagttagcctatcagACAATTTTGGCATATTCGACCGCTATTAgttgttaaaaaatcaatataagtgtttgtttaattttttttttttaactccaaaatgctaaaattcaaaatgctgggatattatatcaaacagctatcagctaaccgctaatttactaaacaatttttcataataagctAATATTATTAACTAGTCATATTATTAACTAGTCATACCCtttaactcaatcagctaacagtcatttaccaaacaaggccattGTTATATGATCTGTGATTATCCTCGGGTAGTGGTTTCGATTTTTCTTGTCAATACTCAAAATGTATTTATTGTGAGTGTTGTGGAATAGGTGGAATACCAGCTAAGTGACATGAGCCTGCTGGCAAATGAGAATCTGGCGAAACAAATGAGCAAGGATCCTGAAGGTTATGGTAGGTGTTAAGGCCggttttgtattatattttcagtaaTTGTGTTATTTTAACTAACGATAGTAGCATGCATGTTTTGGTGTGGGAATAGTTCCTATAAGTGCTGTTGCATCAACAAAGAAAATCAAGTCGCTTCTGAGTAGCAATAGTACCCAAGTTCTTGCTCAAGCTCTGCAATCCTCAACAAAGCTGGTTAGTATATagtatattacggagtagtatGTACtgttgagtatataatatataaatataaatgtgcaattcaactatcagctaagACTTTTAGTTGGGATGGAGTACATGCTTCAATTCTTTCAACCACTTTAATAGcgtgcatgcattttagcttcTGATATATCTCTTTCTCATCATGAAATTATATGCGAATTTTGTGATCAAGATCGTGAGCAGCGATGGCAAGAAGGTTAAGCGAAAACAGCCCTTCACTGAGAAGGACAAAGAGGAGTTGCAGGTTAATTTCTCTCTGATTTTGATTTTCCATGCATGCAATATAATGCATTTCTGTTTAGGTTTATTTgtgttctttattattattattattattattattattatatattgtgcaGTCTCGCACGGTGGTGGCTGAGAATTTACCAGATGATCACTCCCATCATAACATTGAGAAGATATTCAATGTGGTTGGAAGGTGACATTTTGCCACTATATTACCCATATGATGTCCGGCCTGCATGTGCATACTAATATGgc
Coding sequences within it:
- the LOC116001434 gene encoding la-related protein 6C, with translation MAQLQPERENVTASNAHQDNKSKDIMIIGAVNGEAKHKWGSGTSSSTNSGAANANNNFKLNVQAPEFVPRSVAQMPVSGYFYPYFQYQDWIYVGDQDPTPFYNNQNLSPPQTQQKNSLPDEVKQKIIKQVEYQLSDMSLLANENLAKQMSKDPEGYVPISAVASTKKIKSLLSSNSTQVLAQALQSSTKLIVSSDGKKVKRKQPFTEKDKEELQSRTVVAENLPDDHSHHNIEKIFNVVGSVKTIRICHPQDPNSSRSKGEYFISNKLHALIEFESPEIADKAVEKLNDERNWRKGLRVKLLLRRSPRSVLKGRKSEFEGCLEEDDQAPPLESAPEDSVTSPLHHQSESTETNNVEESSGGGAAKKGWGKGRGKTRLRTQIHGGRGLLASSPQCSSSSSSGGQCESPMKQASKGPRMPDGTRGFTMGRGKPLNTTAAPPSSVPCI